One Deltaproteobacteria bacterium DNA segment encodes these proteins:
- a CDS encoding DUF362 domain-containing protein — translation MDRREFLKKSIAGGIVAGTALALRPYVALASTSEPSNLEKFDLVAVKGGEPGAMFDLAMASLGGMKTFVAKGNKVLVKPNIGWDVGPERAGNTNPNLVARIVDHCLQAGAKDVYVFDHTCDHWVRSYKNSGIEGAVKDVGGKIVSGDSEGYYQKIAIPHARRLTEVKVHELVLDADVFINVPVLKHHSSTRLTIGMKNLMGVVWDRGYWHRNDLHQCIADFASTHKPTLTVVDAFNVMKRNGPRGVSVADVVPMKSLIVSTDPVAADAAAAKLFGDEPGDIRHIRLAAEMNVGQMDLSALAIHRIKM, via the coding sequence ATGGACCGACGCGAATTCCTGAAAAAATCCATCGCCGGCGGCATCGTCGCCGGAACGGCATTGGCCCTGCGGCCCTATGTCGCCCTGGCCTCGACGTCCGAGCCGTCAAACTTGGAAAAATTCGACCTTGTGGCCGTCAAGGGCGGCGAACCTGGGGCCATGTTCGACCTGGCCATGGCCTCTCTCGGAGGCATGAAGACCTTCGTGGCCAAGGGAAACAAGGTTCTGGTCAAGCCGAACATCGGCTGGGACGTCGGGCCCGAACGGGCCGGAAACACCAACCCGAACCTCGTGGCCCGCATCGTCGACCATTGCCTGCAGGCCGGGGCCAAGGACGTCTACGTCTTCGACCACACCTGTGACCATTGGGTGAGGAGTTACAAGAACAGCGGCATCGAGGGGGCCGTCAAGGACGTCGGCGGGAAGATCGTTTCCGGCGACAGCGAAGGCTACTACCAGAAGATCGCCATCCCCCATGCCCGGCGCCTGACCGAGGTCAAGGTCCACGAACTCGTCCTCGATGCCGACGTGTTCATCAATGTCCCGGTTTTGAAGCACCATAGTTCGACCAGATTGACCATTGGCATGAAGAACCTCATGGGCGTGGTCTGGGACCGCGGATACTGGCACCGCAACGACCTCCATCAATGCATCGCCGATTTCGCCTCCACCCACAAACCGACCCTGACCGTTGTCGACGCCTTCAACGTCATGAAGCGCAACGGCCCCCGGGGAGTGTCCGTGGCCGACGTGGTTCCCATGAAATCGCTCATCGTCTCCACGGACCCGGTGGCCGCCGACGCCGCCGCCGCGAAACTTTTCGGTGACGAACCCGGGGACATCCGCCACATCCGTCTGGCGGCCGAAATGAACGTGGGGCAAATGGACCTGAGTGCCTTGGCCATACATCGCATCAAGATGTGA